In the genome of Populus nigra chromosome 19, ddPopNigr1.1, whole genome shotgun sequence, the window GGCCTGGTAAACCATACCCTCTTCTGCTCACTAGCTGACAACAAGAACAGTTGGATGGCAATATATATTAATGCATAGAGATAAGAAACAGGTACAATCGAAATTGACGGTAGAGGACTAAAGAAACAAGACTGGCCAGTAACAAAAGAGCAACCAAGGAAAAGCATCCAGTCATTGATAAGCTGATGAACTTAAGATCGCGTCCAGCTTTCACAACGAAAAAACAGCCTAATGCTAGATTACAAGTGCCTGTGGTTGCTGATTTATTCAAGCGCGTCCATATTTAGAgtataataaccaaaaaaactttGACTGGTCGAAGCAAGTTAGAGCTAGGGTTACATTTGAGCCTTTTTATGAATGTTGCAGGCAGAGTTCAATTCACCCAGATTGAGTAGCCCGCAAGACTTGCAAGTGGCGACAGCATTAATGTTCCAAGGAGAGTGAGAAATCAAATATTACCTGGCTCTGGAGGTTTGGTATGAAGAGTAAATGTTATGAGCAATGAAGATAAAACTTTCACTGGAGGCGTTAATTAAACATGATTCTATATACACTTGGTGGGTAAAGAACATTTATAGATGTGAGGAATGAAACAGCaggttagagttttttttttttaaaaaaaaaaactaccagcAAAGTTCCCTCAAGGCAGTGAATGCAGTGTGTTACAGATAATTgaacaaagaacaaaatcaaCACTTTGTGGGATCTGTAGGGACACAATATAGAAAATACCGACCAGATCAATCATCAACTGCATAAATTTACACTGAACCATTTTGATGCAAGATGCTAAACTATGAATGTTGCTTATTTAACTCTCTAATATTTTCACATCTGTAATATTTTCATGTTAGTAGAAAGTATTCTTTAACTCTGATTCTGTCTTGTAAAATATGAATGTTGCTTATAGAAAACTCATGTAGCTTTACTTAGTGGTTACTAGTTACAAAATGGAAACTTATGGTAACTAGTAAAAACTAGGAAACGACCTAACCTCTTGTGCTACATTAAGATCAGATGTGAAAATAAAGGGGAACAGCCAAGGAATAAATGCTCCGATGGAAGCCACTAACACTCCAAGTATAGCTCCAATAATCACCAGGGATTTTAGCAGCATTCGAGCCTGTTTCATGTCTTAAACCATATATAAAGAACAAAATCACAATCCCGTTTCCTTTTCTTGACAGTGTGAAAAATATAACAGGAGAAATATCCACAGCATATGAACATTCCGACCTTTTCTGAACTTCTCTTAGTTCCATACAGTAACTCGGGCATGAATGATTGTGCAGTTTGAGAGAAAGGCTCACCCCATACGACACACAT includes:
- the LOC133679186 gene encoding protein DETOXIFICATION 46, chloroplastic-like codes for the protein MSQVAFYILMTYFTTATGTITVADHQVMIQMYGMCVVWGEPFSQTAQSFMPELLYGTKRSSEKARMLLKSLVIIGAILGVLVASIGAFIPWLFPFIFTSDLNVAQELVSRRGYGLPGR